The following are encoded together in the Mesoaciditoga lauensis cd-1655R = DSM 25116 genome:
- a CDS encoding ROK family transcriptional regulator: MVNVDSIRLNNSLKVLNFIMKNEISRADLARKTSLTKTTVGGIVRDFIDLGFLREKRFASSGIGRPSVLLEIIPNSVHAIGLEIERHRVSGCLTDVPGHLLAQKSISFSKSDFSSIMNSIFEVLDDLFAKASKRSVNVNAIVVGAPSPLDRESGIIKDPPKFSDFENVPIVDLMYKKYGVDVWIENDVDMVALGEKWFGEARTLDDFMYVQVNEGIGAGIITNGELYRGKEGYSGEIGHFLIFKNGEYRYLEDLYGVDVIVSRAKKEISPHISSIQDIEKLLASKNKKAEKLVIETGQAIGAAILSMIHTLGISDVFVGGKIVVLGKIFLASVQEMISKHIFSKSEINIRFSNVKETAVAIGAAGQGIRLYLQKLIAEKG, from the coding sequence ATGGTGAACGTTGATTCCATAAGATTAAATAACTCTCTTAAAGTTTTGAATTTTATCATGAAAAATGAAATTTCAAGAGCCGACCTGGCTCGCAAAACGAGCCTTACAAAAACCACAGTGGGTGGCATCGTAAGAGATTTCATAGATTTAGGCTTTTTAAGAGAAAAAAGATTTGCTTCTTCAGGCATTGGAAGGCCTTCTGTCTTACTCGAAATAATTCCTAATTCGGTACATGCAATAGGCTTGGAAATTGAAAGACATAGAGTTTCTGGATGTCTAACGGATGTTCCTGGACACTTGTTAGCGCAAAAATCTATTTCATTCAGCAAAAGTGATTTTAGTTCTATAATGAACAGCATTTTTGAAGTTTTGGATGATCTTTTTGCAAAAGCTTCAAAAAGGTCTGTAAACGTAAATGCGATTGTCGTCGGAGCACCAAGTCCTTTAGATAGAGAGAGTGGGATCATAAAGGATCCTCCAAAATTTTCTGACTTTGAAAATGTTCCAATTGTTGATTTGATGTATAAAAAATATGGGGTAGATGTTTGGATAGAAAATGATGTTGATATGGTAGCCTTGGGAGAAAAATGGTTCGGTGAAGCAAGAACACTCGATGACTTTATGTATGTTCAAGTAAACGAAGGAATAGGAGCGGGAATTATAACTAATGGAGAGCTTTATCGTGGCAAAGAAGGATACAGCGGGGAGATTGGTCATTTTTTGATTTTCAAAAATGGGGAATACAGATATTTAGAAGATCTTTACGGTGTAGATGTAATAGTTTCTAGAGCAAAAAAGGAAATATCTCCTCACATTTCAAGCATTCAAGATATAGAGAAGCTTTTAGCATCAAAAAACAAGAAAGCTGAGAAATTGGTAATAGAGACGGGGCAAGCAATAGGAGCTGCAATATTGTCTATGATCCATACGTTGGGAATCTCAGATGTTTTTGTAGGAGGAAAAATCGTAGTCTTGGGCAAGATCTTTCTAGCGAGTGTTCAAGAGATGATAAGCAAACATATTTTTTCGAAATCTGAGATAAACATCAGATTTTCAAACGTTAAAGAAACAGCAGTAGCAATAGGTGCGGCGGGGCAAGGAATTAGACTGTATTTGCAAAAACTAATAGCGGAGAAAGGATAA
- a CDS encoding ROK family protein encodes MSKFLLGIDIGGTKTAVLIGNEKFHITNRLEFPTKRNFKVFLNDLTCSISKIKNEHNIAAVGVVVGGPLDAEKGILYNPPHLGWGTINLLEELRKMFDVTVKIEHDAKAEALAEWKLGAGKGFKNIIFLTLGTGLGAGIVINGHLYRGSSNVAGEVGHIRIDEEGPFLYGKEGTWESYCSGEGIAKLAHFMFPSYFEQNISTPQVSSMANAGDLKAIEVLKVSGEHFGKGLALLFDILDPERIILGPLSWRLPNLWLKSALKVLEKEALLRKEVVSRVVKSALKEKVGDFAAIVIAHQSLSKGGNSLET; translated from the coding sequence ATGAGCAAGTTTTTACTCGGCATAGATATTGGTGGAACAAAAACAGCTGTACTCATTGGAAATGAAAAATTTCATATTACGAATCGTCTTGAATTTCCAACAAAGAGAAATTTTAAGGTTTTTTTGAATGATCTAACATGCAGCATTTCAAAGATAAAAAATGAACATAACATTGCTGCCGTTGGTGTTGTGGTAGGAGGGCCTTTGGATGCTGAAAAAGGTATTCTGTATAATCCACCACACCTTGGATGGGGAACCATTAATCTTCTTGAAGAATTGAGAAAAATGTTCGATGTTACCGTGAAAATCGAACATGATGCAAAGGCGGAGGCATTAGCTGAATGGAAACTTGGGGCAGGAAAAGGTTTTAAGAATATCATCTTTCTTACACTCGGAACCGGCTTAGGCGCTGGAATAGTTATAAATGGACATTTATACAGAGGAAGTTCGAATGTCGCAGGTGAAGTTGGGCATATAAGAATAGATGAAGAAGGACCATTCTTATATGGCAAAGAAGGAACGTGGGAATCCTATTGCAGTGGCGAGGGAATAGCGAAACTTGCCCATTTCATGTTTCCATCCTACTTTGAGCAAAATATCTCTACCCCTCAAGTTTCTTCAATGGCCAACGCAGGTGATTTAAAGGCAATCGAAGTTTTAAAGGTGAGTGGCGAACATTTTGGAAAAGGGCTTGCACTACTTTTTGACATTTTAGATCCTGAAAGAATAATTCTTGGTCCCTTAAGTTGGAGACTTCCAAATTTATGGTTGAAGAGCGCTCTTAAAGTTTTAGAAAAAGAAGCCTTGTTAAGGAAAGAAGTGGTTTCACGAGTGGTTAAGTCAGCGTTAAAAGAAAAAGTGGGAGATTTTGCTGCGATTGTCATAGCTCATCAATCATTGAGCAAAGGAGGGAATTCACTTGAAACTTGA